The Devosia yakushimensis genome has a segment encoding these proteins:
- the rplS gene encoding 50S ribosomal protein L19 produces the protein MANIIEQLEAEQVASLAAKRELPEFTHGDTIKVWVKIKEGNKERLQAYEGVVIARTGGGIMESFTVRKISYGEGVERVFPLYSPNVASIEVLKRGKVRRAKLYYLRDRRGKSARIFESTNSRTKKIEANERTAAQAARDAREAEKVAAAEAFAAEQAAKDAEAAAAAAAAEQAAAAEGEAKSE, from the coding sequence ATGGCCAATATCATCGAACAGCTCGAGGCCGAGCAGGTTGCCAGCCTCGCCGCCAAGCGCGAACTTCCAGAATTCACCCACGGCGACACCATCAAGGTGTGGGTCAAGATCAAGGAAGGCAACAAGGAACGCCTGCAGGCCTATGAAGGCGTCGTGATCGCCCGCACCGGCGGCGGCATCATGGAAAGCTTCACCGTGCGCAAGATTTCGTACGGCGAAGGCGTGGAACGCGTATTCCCGCTCTACTCCCCCAATGTTGCCTCCATCGAAGTGCTGAAGCGCGGTAAGGTGCGTCGCGCCAAGCTTTACTATCTGCGCGACCGTCGCGGCAAATCGGCTCGTATTTTCGAATCGACCAATTCGCGCACCAAGAAGATCGAAGCCAACGAACGCACCGCTGCCCAAGCTGCGCGCGACGCTCGTGAAGCTGAGAAGGTTGCCGCCGCAGAGGCTTTTGCCGCTGAACAGGCCGCCAAGGACGCAGAAGCCGCAGCAGCGGCCGCCGCTGCCGAACAGGCTGCTGCCGCCGAAGGCGAAGCCAAGAGCGAATAA
- the trmD gene encoding tRNA (guanosine(37)-N1)-methyltransferase TrmD, giving the protein MSFSAEIITLFPELFPGPLGASVLGRGLADGLWSLKATQLRDFATDRHRTVDDTPSGGGAGMVLKPDILASAIDAISPAGDKRPRILMSPRGAPLTQHRARQLALGPGALIICGRFEGVDQRVIDGRQLEEISIGDYVLAGGEVAAMVLLEAVVRLIPGVLGKAESHADESFENGLLEYPHYTRPQQFEGVDIPAVLTSGDHGRIAKWRAEQSQALTRKRRPDLLEPDKS; this is encoded by the coding sequence TTGAGTTTTTCCGCCGAGATCATCACCCTTTTTCCCGAACTCTTCCCGGGCCCGCTTGGCGCCTCCGTACTCGGACGGGGACTGGCGGATGGCCTGTGGTCGCTCAAGGCGACCCAATTGCGCGATTTCGCCACCGATCGCCACCGCACGGTCGACGATACGCCGTCGGGCGGCGGCGCGGGCATGGTGCTCAAGCCCGATATTCTCGCCAGCGCGATAGACGCCATATCGCCAGCCGGTGACAAGCGCCCGCGCATCCTGATGTCCCCACGCGGCGCCCCGCTGACCCAGCACAGAGCGCGGCAACTGGCACTGGGCCCCGGCGCGCTCATCATCTGCGGGCGCTTTGAAGGCGTCGACCAACGGGTCATCGATGGCCGCCAGCTCGAGGAAATCTCCATCGGCGATTATGTGCTGGCCGGCGGAGAAGTTGCCGCCATGGTGCTGCTCGAAGCGGTGGTGCGGCTTATTCCCGGCGTCCTGGGCAAGGCCGAAAGCCATGCCGACGAGAGCTTCGAAAACGGTCTCCTGGAATACCCGCACTATACCAGGCCCCAGCAATTCGAGGGCGTCGACATTCCGGCCGTGCTCACCTCGGGCGACCATGGCCGCATCGCCAAATGGCGCGCCGAGCAAAGCCAGGCCCTGACCCGGAAGCGGCGGCCGGACCTGCTGGAACCGGACAAGTCATAA
- the leuC gene encoding 3-isopropylmalate dehydratase large subunit, protein MTKARTLYDKIWDDHLVQNNEDGTSLLYIDRHLVHEVTSPQAFEGLRMNNRKVRHPERTLAVVDHNVPTTDRSLPNPDPESAIQIAALAENTKDFGIEYFDPFDKRQGIVHIVGPEQGFTLPGMTIVCGDSHTSTHGAFGALAHGIGTSEVEHVLATQTLIQQKAKNMLVRVDGKLPPHVTAKDIILAIIGEIGTAGGNGHVIEFAGEAIRSLSMEGRMTVCNMTIEGGARAGLIAPDETTFNYVKGRNRAPTGKAWDMALDYWKTLKSDEGAHYDKVVVLDAAKLPPIVSWGSSPEDVISVTGVVPNPDEIEDENKRASKWRALDYMGLKPGTNITDITVERVFIGSCTNGRIEDLRAAAAVIGDRKVAAGVDAMVVPGSGLVKDQAEAEGLDKIFKDAGFEWREPGCSMCLAMNPDKLKPQERCASTSNRNFEGRQGFKGRTHLVSPAMAAAAAIAGHFVDIREWQ, encoded by the coding sequence ATGACCAAGGCGCGCACGCTCTACGACAAGATCTGGGACGACCATCTGGTGCAGAACAACGAGGACGGGACCTCGCTGCTCTATATTGATCGCCACCTCGTGCACGAAGTCACGAGCCCCCAGGCCTTTGAAGGGCTGCGCATGAACAATCGCAAGGTGCGCCACCCCGAGCGCACCCTGGCCGTTGTCGATCACAACGTGCCCACCACCGACCGTTCCTTGCCCAATCCGGACCCGGAAAGCGCGATCCAGATCGCCGCTCTGGCCGAGAATACCAAGGATTTCGGCATCGAATATTTCGACCCCTTCGATAAGCGCCAGGGGATCGTGCATATCGTCGGTCCCGAACAGGGCTTTACCCTGCCTGGCATGACCATTGTCTGCGGCGACAGCCATACCTCGACCCATGGGGCTTTCGGCGCCCTGGCGCATGGCATTGGCACCTCCGAAGTGGAACACGTTCTGGCTACCCAGACGCTGATCCAGCAGAAGGCCAAGAACATGCTGGTGCGCGTGGATGGCAAACTGCCCCCGCACGTCACCGCCAAGGACATTATCCTCGCCATTATCGGTGAGATCGGCACCGCCGGCGGCAATGGCCACGTCATCGAATTCGCTGGCGAAGCCATTCGCTCCCTCTCCATGGAAGGCCGCATGACGGTCTGCAACATGACCATTGAGGGGGGTGCCCGCGCCGGCCTGATCGCGCCCGACGAGACCACCTTCAACTATGTGAAGGGCCGCAATCGCGCGCCGACCGGCAAGGCCTGGGACATGGCGCTCGACTATTGGAAGACGCTCAAATCCGATGAAGGCGCCCACTACGACAAGGTCGTCGTGCTCGACGCTGCCAAGCTCCCGCCGATCGTCTCCTGGGGCTCCTCGCCCGAGGACGTGATCTCGGTGACCGGCGTCGTGCCCAATCCCGACGAGATCGAGGACGAGAACAAGCGCGCCTCCAAATGGCGGGCGCTCGACTATATGGGCCTCAAGCCCGGCACCAACATCACCGATATTACCGTCGAACGCGTGTTCATCGGCTCCTGCACCAATGGCCGTATCGAAGACCTGCGCGCCGCTGCTGCCGTGATCGGCGATCGCAAGGTTGCCGCCGGGGTCGATGCCATGGTCGTGCCCGGCTCGGGCCTGGTCAAGGATCAGGCCGAGGCCGAGGGTCTGGACAAGATCTTCAAGGATGCCGGCTTTGAATGGCGCGAACCCGGCTGCTCGATGTGCCTGGCCATGAACCCGGACAAGCTCAAGCCGCAGGAACGCTGCGCTTCGACTTCCAACCGCAATTTCGAGGGCCGTCAGGGCTTCAAGGGCCGCACCCATCTGGTATCGCCCGCCATGGCGGCAGCGGCAGCCATTGCCGGCCACTTCGTCGATATTCGCGAGTGGCAGTAA
- a CDS encoding carboxylate--amine ligase, whose product MLKTSPRPKGAIILAGSHGAIALARSLAKQGLDVWFVTNFTPLPRFSNAVHHWAEWPGAENPGAIEALEALVREHSLENYLLVPAADADVKLVAQEHARLSAMLQVALPDWAQLQWACDKALTYQRATELGIAVPRIYTIGDDPAAIAATMQFPVVLKPTMRITLNRFTRAKAWRADNAAQFLELYAEALQLQGKEHIVVQEYIPGGGENQYSYAGLWWKGSPRASFAARRSRQFPLEFSYTSTFVETVEQPDVIAKGEAFLTSIRHHGVCEIEFKRDPRSGDLKLLDVNPRPWSWFGLAQAAGVDFGAMLTTLSAGEMIAATAATPGIGWMFLLRDVVVAVQLLGLGKLRLGDYLHSVGRTRTFATFSLRDPKPGLVELPLTALRLLKRRIRPSQASAPTPGTVTSSISE is encoded by the coding sequence ATGTTGAAGACGTCCCCTCGCCCCAAAGGGGCAATTATCCTGGCAGGCTCCCACGGCGCCATCGCCCTGGCCCGCAGCCTTGCCAAGCAGGGGCTCGACGTCTGGTTCGTCACCAATTTCACCCCATTGCCGCGCTTCTCCAACGCCGTCCACCACTGGGCCGAATGGCCTGGGGCCGAGAACCCGGGCGCCATCGAGGCCCTCGAAGCGCTGGTGCGTGAGCATAGCCTCGAGAATTATCTGCTCGTTCCGGCCGCCGATGCCGATGTCAAACTTGTCGCCCAGGAGCATGCCCGGCTATCGGCCATGCTGCAGGTCGCGCTGCCCGATTGGGCGCAACTGCAATGGGCCTGCGACAAGGCGCTGACCTATCAGCGCGCCACCGAATTGGGCATCGCCGTGCCGCGCATCTACACCATCGGAGACGACCCGGCCGCCATTGCCGCGACCATGCAGTTTCCGGTGGTGCTGAAGCCGACCATGCGGATCACGCTCAACCGGTTCACCCGCGCCAAGGCCTGGCGTGCCGACAACGCGGCCCAGTTCCTCGAACTCTATGCCGAGGCGCTGCAATTGCAGGGCAAGGAGCATATCGTCGTTCAGGAATACATTCCCGGCGGCGGCGAGAACCAGTACTCCTATGCGGGCCTGTGGTGGAAGGGTAGCCCTCGCGCGAGCTTTGCCGCCCGGCGCAGCCGCCAGTTTCCGCTCGAATTCAGCTATACCTCGACCTTTGTCGAAACTGTCGAGCAACCCGACGTCATTGCCAAGGGCGAAGCCTTCCTGACCTCGATCCGCCATCACGGGGTATGCGAGATCGAGTTCAAGCGCGACCCGCGCAGCGGCGATCTGAAATTGCTCGACGTCAATCCGCGGCCCTGGTCCTGGTTCGGGCTGGCGCAGGCGGCGGGCGTGGATTTCGGCGCCATGCTGACCACGCTCAGCGCCGGAGAAATGATCGCCGCCACCGCGGCGACGCCCGGCATCGGCTGGATGTTCCTGTTGCGTGACGTCGTCGTTGCCGTGCAATTGCTAGGCCTGGGCAAGCTGCGCCTTGGCGATTACCTGCATTCGGTCGGCCGCACGCGAACCTTCGCCACCTTCTCGCTGCGCGACCCCAAGCCAGGGCTCGTGGAGCTGCCACTGACCGCATTGCGCCTGCTCAAGCGGCGGATCAGACCATCCCAGGCCAGCGCCCCGACGCCCGGCACGGTCACAAGCAGCATTTCGGAATAA
- the rimM gene encoding ribosome maturation factor RimM (Essential for efficient processing of 16S rRNA): MTETSNRILMGQIGAAHGIKGEVRITPFTQHPEAIADYGPLHTDRPGLVITITKARVQKNVIVANIKGVADRNAAEALNGVSLFIDRSRLPEPDDEDDFYHADLLGLEARLDNGVVLGKVSALPNFGAGDLIEIRDSQSGDTFLYPFTKAVVPTVRIAEGYLTIVVPLDAEEGEEEPD, from the coding sequence ATGACCGAGACCAGTAATCGCATCCTGATGGGCCAGATCGGGGCCGCCCACGGCATCAAGGGTGAAGTGCGCATCACGCCCTTCACCCAGCATCCTGAAGCTATTGCCGACTATGGCCCGCTCCATACCGACCGGCCGGGGCTTGTCATCACCATTACCAAGGCCCGCGTGCAGAAGAATGTTATCGTCGCCAACATAAAAGGCGTCGCCGATAGAAACGCGGCCGAAGCGCTGAATGGGGTCTCCCTCTTTATCGACCGCTCCCGCCTGCCCGAGCCTGACGATGAGGATGATTTCTACCATGCCGACCTGCTCGGTCTTGAAGCCAGGCTCGATAATGGCGTGGTGCTGGGCAAGGTTTCGGCACTGCCCAATTTCGGCGCCGGCGACCTGATCGAAATCCGCGACTCCCAATCGGGCGACACCTTTCTTTATCCCTTTACCAAGGCCGTGGTGCCTACTGTCCGCATTGCCGAAGGCTATCTGACCATCGTGGTGCCGCTCGATGCCGAAGAGGGCGAGGAAGAACCCGATTGA
- a CDS encoding metallopeptidase family protein gives MAVSSADWGSRFAPTLDDIEALATAALKELPEPFKSLAADVTCSVADFAEDDVLEGFGMESPFELMGLFTGIGMTEDGAVPQTGQLPNTVFLYRRAILDYWAENDDNTLGEIVTHVLIHELGHHFGFSDDDMEAIEAAADRDE, from the coding sequence GTGGCAGTAAGCAGCGCCGACTGGGGTTCGCGCTTCGCGCCCACCCTCGACGACATCGAGGCACTGGCCACCGCTGCCTTGAAGGAGCTCCCCGAGCCCTTCAAGTCGCTGGCGGCTGATGTCACCTGCTCTGTTGCCGACTTCGCCGAAGATGACGTGCTCGAAGGCTTCGGCATGGAAAGCCCTTTCGAGCTGATGGGGCTGTTCACCGGCATTGGCATGACCGAAGATGGCGCCGTGCCCCAGACCGGGCAATTGCCCAATACGGTCTTCCTCTATCGCCGCGCCATTCTCGATTACTGGGCCGAGAACGACGACAACACATTGGGTGAAATCGTCACCCACGTATTGATCCACGAACTGGGCCATCATTTCGGTTTTTCCGACGACGACATGGAAGCCATCGAGGCGGCGGCGGATAGGGACGAATAG